A single region of the Vicia villosa cultivar HV-30 ecotype Madison, WI linkage group LG4, Vvil1.0, whole genome shotgun sequence genome encodes:
- the LOC131598557 gene encoding uncharacterized protein LOC131598557, with protein MSFSMKKEFGIGNRVMKTITSFHNFEKDGVDLEEPREDTASLPSSRTMSFEEGEISSEITHHFRIFKEIYESLVGSLQNLTCTSRVILYANGVVSRCIEYPTITHPKAAKRILRYIKGTSNLGLYYRVSDDCKLCICHAIWLRNMLKELSLPQKMPTKIFVDHKPAITLAKNPIFHDQSKHIDTCYHYILECVSSNDVQLEYMKTHDQTIDIFTKPLKREDFVKLRYLLGVAKLSFREALNF; from the exons ATGTCATTTTCAATGAAGAAGGAATTTGGGATTGGAAATCGTGTAATGAAGACTATAACTTCTTTCCACAATTTTGAAAAAGATGGCGTGGACCTAGAGGAACCAAGAGAAGATACTGCCAGCCTGCCGTCTTCACGGACCATGAGTTTTGAAGAGGGAGAAATATCAAGTGAAATTACTCATCACTTTAGAATTTTTAAAGAGATTTACGAG AGTCTGGTTGGAAGCTTACAAAATTTAACATGCACGAGTCGTGTCATCTTGTATGCCAACGGAGTTGTCAGTCGATGCATTGAGTATCCAACAATAACTCATCCGAAGGCGGCAAAAAGGATTCTTCGCTACATCAAAGGTACATCAAACTTAGGCTTGTACTACCGTGTTTCTGATGATTGCAAGCT ATGTATTTGTCATGCAATATGGTTGCGAAACATGTTAAAGGAGTTGAGTTTGCCGCAAAAGATGCCGACAAAGATATTTGTGGACCATAAGCCAGCAATAACTTTGGCAAAGAACCCAATCTTCCATGATCAAAGTAAGCACATTGACACATGTTATCACTATATTTTAGAGTGTG TTTCTAGCAACGATGTGCAGTTGGAGTACATGAAGACGCATGACCAAACAattgatatcttcaccaagcctctcaaGCGTGAAGACTTTGTCAAGTTAAGATATTTACTTGGAGTTGCAAAGTTAAGTTTTAGGGAGGCATTgaatttttaa